The window AACTCCCGTATCTCGTGGACGCAGGTGGAGACCGGCTCCGCGATCACGTGGAAATACCCCAGCGTCATCCTGAAAGGGGACAACTCGGTCGGGCAGTTCCACGGGGTGGCGCTCACGAACAATTTCCAGCAGGCCGACACCGGCACGAAGATGACGCATATCGGGAAAAACACCCGGAGCACGATCGTGAACAAGGGAATCTCCTCGGGGCGCGGCCAGAACACGTACCGGGGGCTGGTGAAAGTCCTCAAGACTGCGGAGAACGCCCGCAATTTCACCCAGTGCGACTCCCTCCTTCTCGGGGACCGGTGCGGAGCCCACACCTTCCCGTACATCGAGGTGAAGAACCCGACGGCCAGGGTGGAGCACGAGGCGTCCACGTCGAAGATCGGTGAAGACCAGCTCTTCTACTGCCAGCAGCGCGGTCTCTCCCGGGAAGACGCGGTTTCGATGATCGTGAACGGTTTCTGCCGCGAGGTGATCCGGAACCTCCCCATGGAGTTTGCGGTGGAGGCCCAGAAGCTTCTCGAAATCAGCCTCGAGGGGAGTGTCGGATGAGGAACGGGAGTCCACTGCTGTCCATCGAAAACCTGCACGCCTCGATCGGAGAGAAACCGATTCTGCAGGGGGTGGACCTCGTCGTCCACGCGGGGGAAGTCCACGCCGTCATGGGCCCGAACGGCTCGGGCAAGAGCACGCTGGCCAACGTCATCGCCGGGCGGGAGGAGTACCGGGTGACGGCCGGTTCGGTCCGCTACCAGGGGAGAGATCTGCTCTCGATGCCCCCCGAAGAGCGGGCGAAGGAAGGGATTTTTCTCGCCTTCCAGAACCCCGTGGAGATCCCCGGGGTGAGCAACCTTTACTTCCTGAAGGCTGCCCTGAACGCGGTGAGAAAGCACCGCGGGCTCCAGGAGCTCGACGTTGTGGAGTTCCGCGACACGGTCCTCGAACGTCTGCACCGGGTTGAGATGGACGAGAGCCTCCTGCTGCGGGCGGTGAATGACGGGTTTTCGGGGGGAGAGAAGAAGCGGAACGAGATCCTCCAGTTGTCGGTGCTCGAGCCGAGACTCGCGATCCTCGACGAGACCGACTCGGGGCTGGACATCGACGCGCTGAAGGTCGTCGCCGCCGGGGTAAACGCCTCCCGCAGTCCGGAGCGGGCGATCGTCGTCGTCACCCATTACCAGCGGCTGCTGAACTATATTGTGCCCGACTTCGTCCATGTCCTCGTGGACGGGAGGATCGTGCGGTCCGGCGGGCGGGGCCTCGCTCTCGAGCTTGAGGAGCGCGGGTATGGCTGGGTTCAGGCTCCGGGCGCGGAGGATGGAGGGGAGGCGCGCCCGTGACCTTGCCCGCTGAAGCGAGGGATCGGTACATTGCCGCGTTCGAACGGGTGGCGTCGGACGGAAAGGGAAGGCCTGCCTGGTTGCGCCGCCTTCGGGACGACGCGAGGGAGCGATTCGTGTCCACCGGGTTCCCGAACGTAAAGAACGAGGATTGGAAATACACGAGCGTGGCTGGGATCGAAGAACGGGAATTTGAAATCGCGCCTTGCAGCGGTGGTTTGTCATCGTCGGAGATCGCGGATACTTTCCCTTCGAATGGCGCCGGGAACGTCCTCGTGTTCGAGAACGGCCGGTATCGCGCGGATCTTTCCGTGCGGAGGCCTCTCCCCCCGTGGGTGCATCTCGGGAGCCTGTCCGAAGTCTTGTCGGCAGGGGGGGACGTACTCGTGCCGTACTTTTCCCGGACGCCCTCGAACGCCTTCACCGATCTCAACACGATGCTGATGGAGGACGGCGGGTTCCTGCACATCGGGAAGGGGGTCGAGGTACCGGAACCGATCCACCTCCTGTTTCTCACCTTCGACGGAGATCGACCGGTCATGGCATATCCGCGGAACGTGATCGTGGCGGGAGAAGGTTCCCGGGTGACGGTCGTCGAGCGGTATGCGGGCCGATCCGATGCCGAGTGTCTCGTGAACGCAGTGACCGACATTGCGGTCGGTCGAGGCGCCGCGGTGGCGCACTACCGGCTGCAGGAGGACGGGCCGGGCGCGTACCACATCGCATCGCTCCGCTCCCGCCAGGGGGCGGAAAGCCGGTTCGCGGCCCATTCCGTCTCCCTCGGGGCGCGCCTCTCGCGGAGCGACGTTCATGCCGTACTCGACGGCGAGGAGGCGGAGTGCCTGCTGAACGGGCTTTATCTGGGAAACGGGGAACAGCACGTCGACCACTTCACGACGATCGACCACGCGAAGCCGGGGGGGTCGAGCCGGGAATATTACCGCGGTATCCTCGACGGCCGATCTCGCGGGGTGTTCCGCGGACGGGTGATCGTGCGGAAAGACGCGCAGAAGACGGACGCCCGGCAGGAGAACCGGAATCTGCTTTTGTCGAAGGAGGCCGAGGCGGACAGCCGTCCCCAGCTCGAGATCCACGCCGACGACGTGAAGTGCACCCACGGCGCCACGGTGGGGCCGCTCGATGAGGAGAAGGTCTTCTACTTGCGATCGCGGGGAATCGACGAGTCCTCGGCCCGGGGTTTGCTCGCCTACGCTTTCGCCGCCGACATTCTCCGACGGTTCGATCTCCCCGAGGTCCAGCGGACCTTCGAGGAGAAGCTGCTCTCGTGGCTGCCCGACGCGTCCCGGATCCGGGAGTTTCTCGATGAACCGGGGTAGCGAGCTCCCGTCGGCGGTGCCGATCCAGGCCGTTCACGATGTTGCGCGGGTGCGGGATGATTTCCCGATCCTTTCGCGAGAGGTCCAC is drawn from Candidatus Deferrimicrobium sp. and contains these coding sequences:
- the sufD gene encoding Fe-S cluster assembly protein SufD, translating into MTLPAEARDRYIAAFERVASDGKGRPAWLRRLRDDARERFVSTGFPNVKNEDWKYTSVAGIEEREFEIAPCSGGLSSSEIADTFPSNGAGNVLVFENGRYRADLSVRRPLPPWVHLGSLSEVLSAGGDVLVPYFSRTPSNAFTDLNTMLMEDGGFLHIGKGVEVPEPIHLLFLTFDGDRPVMAYPRNVIVAGEGSRVTVVERYAGRSDAECLVNAVTDIAVGRGAAVAHYRLQEDGPGAYHIASLRSRQGAESRFAAHSVSLGARLSRSDVHAVLDGEEAECLLNGLYLGNGEQHVDHFTTIDHAKPGGSSREYYRGILDGRSRGVFRGRVIVRKDAQKTDARQENRNLLLSKEAEADSRPQLEIHADDVKCTHGATVGPLDEEKVFYLRSRGIDESSARGLLAYAFAADILRRFDLPEVQRTFEEKLLSWLPDASRIREFLDEPG
- the sufC gene encoding Fe-S cluster assembly ATPase SufC, whose translation is MLSIENLHASIGEKPILQGVDLVVHAGEVHAVMGPNGSGKSTLANVIAGREEYRVTAGSVRYQGRDLLSMPPEERAKEGIFLAFQNPVEIPGVSNLYFLKAALNAVRKHRGLQELDVVEFRDTVLERLHRVEMDESLLLRAVNDGFSGGEKKRNEILQLSVLEPRLAILDETDSGLDIDALKVVAAGVNASRSPERAIVVVTHYQRLLNYIVPDFVHVLVDGRIVRSGGRGLALELEERGYGWVQAPGAEDGGEARP
- a CDS encoding SufD family Fe-S cluster assembly protein, with translation NSRISWTQVETGSAITWKYPSVILKGDNSVGQFHGVALTNNFQQADTGTKMTHIGKNTRSTIVNKGISSGRGQNTYRGLVKVLKTAENARNFTQCDSLLLGDRCGAHTFPYIEVKNPTARVEHEASTSKIGEDQLFYCQQRGLSREDAVSMIVNGFCREVIRNLPMEFAVEAQKLLEISLEGSVG